One segment of Spiroplasma cantharicola DNA contains the following:
- a CDS encoding type II toxin-antitoxin system antitoxin SocA domain-containing protein — protein MFFYSKEEYIEYVLNVIAKVKLNNNLKKVTQIQIQKIMYIIYSYFLIFKSKIVDIKFETWKWGPVIYELWKNHTKYSKLNVPLIFDKEKDFKISNNFEIENKITYEIIKFLLNLKHWDIVSICHEQTPWKKIYSPSKNYLITDQDILSFHMENNDNFFEYIDFIVKNVLK, from the coding sequence ATGTTTTTTTATTCAAAAGAAGAATATATTGAGTATGTACTTAATGTAATTGCAAAGGTTAAATTAAATAATAATCTTAAAAAGGTTACTCAAATTCAAATTCAAAAAATAATGTATATTATCTATTCCTACTTTTTAATTTTTAAATCTAAAATAGTTGATATAAAATTTGAAACTTGAAAATGAGGTCCAGTAATTTATGAATTATGAAAGAATCATACAAAATATTCTAAATTAAATGTTCCTTTAATTTTTGACAAAGAAAAGGATTTCAAAATATCTAATAACTTTGAAATTGAAAATAAGATTACTTATGAGATTATTAAATTTTTATTAAATTTAAAACATTGGGATATAGTTTCGATTTGTCATGAACAAACACCATGAAAAAAAATATATAGTCCAAGTAAAAATTATTTAATTACTGATCAAGATATTTTAAGTTTTCATATGGAAAACAACGATAATTTTTTTGAATATATAGATTTTATAGTTAAAAATGTTTTAAAATAA
- the gap gene encoding type I glyceraldehyde-3-phosphate dehydrogenase yields MKKIAINGFGRIGRLAFRQLFLSKNVEIVAINDLTNSKTLAYLLEFDSAHGRFMSGKIEAKEDAIVVNGKEIKILAEREAKNLPWGKMGIDLVVECTGFYADKAKSQAHIDAGAKKVIISAPATGDLKTVVFGVNHKTITADDTIVSAASCTTNCLSPVAKILDEKFGIVKGLMNTIHAVTNDQNLLDLPHVDLRRGRAAAWNIVPSKTGAAAAVGKVLPNLNGKLDGLALRVPTITGSIVDLTVELAKNTTVDEINNSIKTAISKDAGLKAALEYCTKEIVSQDVIGSTYGSIFDATLTRVMEVDGKQLVKVFAWYDNENSFTSQFIRTINYMLSL; encoded by the coding sequence ATGAAAAAAATAGCAATTAACGGTTTTGGAAGAATTGGGCGTCTAGCTTTTAGACAATTATTCTTATCAAAAAATGTTGAAATTGTAGCAATTAACGATTTAACAAACTCAAAAACATTAGCATACTTATTAGAATTTGACTCAGCTCACGGGAGATTTATGAGTGGAAAAATAGAGGCTAAAGAAGATGCAATAGTAGTTAATGGTAAAGAAATTAAAATTTTAGCTGAAAGAGAAGCTAAAAACTTACCATGAGGAAAAATGGGTATTGACTTAGTAGTAGAATGTACTGGATTCTATGCTGATAAAGCAAAGTCACAAGCTCACATTGATGCAGGAGCTAAAAAAGTAATTATTTCAGCTCCAGCAACAGGAGATTTAAAAACAGTTGTTTTTGGTGTAAACCACAAAACAATTACAGCTGATGATACAATAGTTTCAGCAGCTTCATGTACAACAAACTGTTTATCACCAGTAGCAAAAATTTTAGATGAGAAATTTGGAATTGTTAAAGGATTAATGAATACAATTCATGCCGTTACAAATGACCAAAACTTATTAGACTTACCTCACGTTGACTTACGTCGTGGACGTGCAGCAGCATGAAATATTGTTCCATCAAAAACTGGAGCAGCAGCAGCAGTAGGAAAAGTTTTACCAAACTTAAATGGGAAATTAGATGGTTTAGCATTACGTGTGCCAACAATTACTGGATCAATTGTTGACTTAACTGTTGAATTAGCAAAAAATACAACTGTTGATGAAATTAATAACTCAATTAAAACAGCAATTTCAAAAGATGCTGGCTTGAAAGCAGCTTTAGAATATTGTACAAAAGAAATCGTTTCACAAGACGTAATTGGATCAACATATGGTTCAATCTTTGATGCAACTTTAACAAGAGTTATGGAAGTTGATGGAAAACAATTAGTTAAAGTATTTGCATGATATGACAATGAAAATTCATTTACTTCACAGTTTATCCGTACAATTAACTACATGTTAAGTTTATAA
- a CDS encoding DnaA ATPase domain-containing protein: MKQLTLEEIKNHKDFKELIKKYSITDQILENNILLIRRFLSDYIYCSKEEELRFCKQPIVGVQQKLVYKNNVFYIASKNCKHWVFENKDYKITKNIIYADYDLKENTQTIGEYIEALDLSKVSLTQKTLFTKIRENLTNNSWKGFYLHGKPGIGKTFLMKRLANYYAKKDKKVIFVTVNKLVKIVKDTFNNQERNELSKFYDDCLNVDILILDDIGAEIVSDWSRDELLFGILNHRLENKMVTHFTSNFSISELQGYYLNKRVTGVEEKKFEKQKTLRFTERLKGLTFEFHLTGTNKRY; this comes from the coding sequence ATGAAGCAATTAACTTTAGAAGAAATTAAAAATCACAAGGATTTTAAAGAACTAATTAAAAAATATAGTATAACAGATCAAATATTGGAAAATAACATTTTACTTATTAGAAGATTTCTAAGTGATTATATCTATTGTTCTAAAGAAGAAGAATTGAGGTTTTGCAAGCAACCAATTGTAGGTGTCCAACAAAAACTTGTTTATAAAAATAATGTTTTTTATATTGCAAGTAAAAATTGTAAACATTGAGTATTTGAAAACAAAGATTATAAAATTACAAAAAATATAATATATGCAGATTATGATTTAAAAGAGAATACTCAAACTATTGGCGAATATATTGAAGCTTTAGACTTATCAAAAGTTAGTTTGACCCAAAAAACATTATTTACTAAGATTAGAGAAAATTTAACTAATAATTCATGAAAGGGATTTTATCTGCACGGTAAACCTGGAATTGGTAAAACTTTTTTAATGAAAAGATTGGCAAATTATTATGCAAAAAAAGATAAAAAAGTCATTTTTGTTACTGTAAATAAATTAGTAAAAATAGTAAAAGATACATTTAATAATCAAGAAAGAAATGAATTGTCTAAATTTTATGATGATTGCTTAAATGTTGATATATTAATACTTGATGATATTGGAGCAGAGATAGTTAGTGACTGAAGTAGAGATGAATTACTATTTGGAATTTTAAATCATAGGTTGGAAAATAAAATGGTAACTCATTTTACTTCAAATTTTTCAATTTCAGAATTACAGGGTTATTATTTAAATAAAAGAGTGACTGGAGTTGAAGAAAAAAAATTTGAAAAGCAAAAAACTTTAAGATTTACAGAAAGACTAAAGGGTTTAACATTTGAATTTCATTTAACTGGAACTAATAAAAGATATTAA
- a CDS encoding replication initiation and membrane attachment family protein — protein sequence MNNFNYRVILKNMIDSSNIKIITYLYQPIMGSKAVSLYYSLINESYIFHDLKKINLSDNRLSKITGISQNSLPKYFKKLEALGLLRTLENKERKTIIFNLYSPLEPSIFFENQVFNNVLISKLGKDDYELVRFSFRDEGEVSIESGYQDTSSKFVEVFGEVKKDIANEAKMIKAKPKRTNALLNGLDYKQLIKSLEKEDFIISESNKVVQKAVEEVFGSYNITQNEIEKIIKKIYDKETCSFDSQLFYKEASKVIFKKDEFSETIPDFDAKLNIQNQKNKKLTEMETIEPEEYLLALINSKSANIIELDKIHNEIVEILQNKYKLRNGVINCLLDFVFLKNKGKIIPNYIYKIGATMSENGFNVAAEAFEYLKVAHQKSKGKIKKEHKIELDSKWDEALHKETYKIKIEDDLVFDETGWGDF from the coding sequence ATGAATAATTTTAATTACAGAGTCATTTTAAAAAATATGATAGATAGTTCAAATATTAAGATTATAACTTACTTATACCAGCCAATAATGGGCTCTAAAGCAGTTTCTTTATACTATTCGTTAATTAACGAGTCATATATTTTTCATGATCTAAAAAAAATAAATTTGTCAGATAATAGACTTTCAAAAATTACAGGTATTTCACAAAATAGTTTACCTAAATATTTTAAAAAATTAGAAGCGTTAGGACTCTTAAGAACTTTAGAAAATAAAGAACGAAAAACTATAATCTTTAATCTTTATTCACCATTAGAACCTTCAATCTTTTTTGAAAATCAGGTTTTCAATAATGTATTAATATCTAAGCTTGGCAAAGACGATTATGAATTGGTTAGATTTTCATTTAGAGATGAAGGAGAAGTTTCAATAGAAAGTGGTTATCAAGATACATCTTCAAAATTTGTTGAAGTTTTTGGAGAGGTTAAAAAAGACATAGCAAACGAAGCAAAAATGATTAAGGCAAAACCAAAAAGAACAAATGCATTATTAAACGGATTAGATTATAAGCAATTAATAAAATCTTTAGAAAAAGAAGATTTTATAATTAGTGAAAGTAATAAAGTTGTTCAAAAAGCAGTAGAGGAAGTTTTTGGATCATATAATATAACTCAAAATGAAATTGAAAAAATAATAAAAAAGATTTATGATAAAGAAACGTGCTCATTTGATAGTCAATTATTCTATAAAGAAGCTTCAAAAGTTATTTTTAAAAAAGACGAGTTTAGCGAAACTATTCCTGACTTTGACGCTAAATTAAATATTCAAAATCAAAAAAATAAAAAATTAACAGAAATGGAAACAATAGAACCTGAAGAATATTTATTAGCTTTAATAAATTCTAAATCTGCAAATATAATAGAGTTGGATAAAATTCATAATGAAATAGTTGAAATTTTACAAAATAAATATAAGTTAAGAAATGGAGTAATTAATTGTTTATTGGATTTTGTTTTCTTAAAAAATAAAGGAAAGATCATTCCTAATTATATTTATAAAATTGGAGCAACAATGTCAGAAAATGGATTTAATGTTGCTGCTGAAGCTTTTGAATATCTAAAAGTTGCTCATCAAAAATCAAAAGGAAAGATTAAAAAAGAGCATAAAATTGAATTGGATTCTAAATGAGATGAGGCTTTACATAAAGAAACATATAAAATAAAAATTGAAGATGATTTAGTTTTTGATGAAACAGGATGAGGTGATTTTTAG
- the mutM gene encoding DNA-formamidopyrimidine glycosylase → MPELPEVETVVRTLNSKVKNLTIKKVKITYPNLIKTDISIEDFENKIKGRKIDNISRIAKHIIFELQDLVLISHLRMEGKWFVFDSQTVYDTKHVEAIFELSDNKMMVYSDTRKFGTFHLQEKATFKSQNPINKVGPEPFNSALNGQYLLDIMSRSNKHIKTVLLDQTKISGIGNIYADEILFDSKIHPEKRASALNLEDYERILKSSKKILKRSIDLGGSTIDTYQPEQGIDGKFQNELKVHTRKNKPCYECGRIIEKIKVNGRGTYFCKECQFLY, encoded by the coding sequence ATGCCAGAATTACCAGAAGTTGAAACCGTTGTAAGAACCTTAAATAGTAAGGTTAAAAATCTTACAATAAAAAAAGTTAAAATAACTTATCCAAATCTAATTAAAACAGATATCTCGATTGAAGATTTTGAAAATAAGATTAAAGGTAGAAAAATAGATAATATATCAAGAATTGCAAAACATATAATTTTTGAATTGCAAGATCTTGTTTTAATAAGCCATTTAAGAATGGAAGGTAAATGATTTGTTTTCGATTCACAAACTGTATATGATACAAAGCATGTTGAAGCAATTTTTGAATTAAGTGATAATAAAATGATGGTATACAGTGATACAAGAAAATTTGGAACATTTCATTTGCAAGAAAAAGCTACATTTAAAAGTCAAAATCCAATAAATAAGGTGGGTCCAGAACCCTTTAATAGCGCTTTAAATGGCCAATATTTACTTGATATAATGTCTCGTTCAAATAAACATATTAAAACAGTCTTATTAGACCAAACCAAAATATCAGGAATTGGCAATATTTATGCTGACGAAATCTTGTTTGATTCAAAAATTCACCCTGAAAAAAGAGCTAGTGCTCTTAATTTAGAAGACTATGAAAGAATACTTAAATCTTCTAAAAAAATATTAAAACGCTCAATTGATCTTGGTGGTTCAACAATAGATACTTATCAACCAGAGCAAGGAATAGATGGTAAATTTCAAAATGAGTTAAAAGTACATACAAGAAAAAATAAACCTTGCTATGAATGTGGAAGAATTATTGAGAAAATAAAAGTAAATGGAAGAGGCACTTATTTCTGTAAAGAATGTCAATTTCTATATTAA
- the polA gene encoding DNA polymerase I, producing the protein MKNKFLLVDGNALIFRAFYSSYGRATLTTKSGIPTNAVFSFINMLMNIIEKNDYFCVKVAFDKGKKTFRHEKLKDYKAGRAKTPSELVLQFPIVREFLTNANIEWFEVDNYEADDIIGSITKTLESNKEAETHILTSDQDMYQLISDKTFVLSPQIGTSELVVYNREKLFDKWGVTPEQVIDYKGLRGDSSDNIKGVAGIGEKTAKDLLQEFHTLENIYNNLEKIKGAKQAKLISGKEDAFLSKEIATIYKDMELNKIDFNKTEINFEALKNFFIKYEMNSLLKKYSSKNSVETKEEKLEYIVLNKWEPKYSDSENYIYLETLNDNYHTSDVIGIAIANSKGNFYYSFNTSETVDIFNWNNSVIDEQFQIFLKNSKFKTYDVKKTIIALMKMGYQINPDLFIYDMMIACYVINSNVKSTFDQHIIMIDPSIETKTFEEIFGKGVKKTQVIDEKVKMDYIVNKVLLIKKDEQEILKLLKDNNQMSLYEKIEFEFAKVLIDMEIEGIQVDRDELAKQEKNILQLLVDLELDIKDDLKEYIDKDFNLASPKQLKELLFEKLKLPDYNKGSTDRETLDYLEDKHPVISKIIAFRKYNKLHSTYLKGFEKFIHPDNKVHTIFNQTLTNTGRLSSSYPNIQNISVRDEEQKNVRKIFVTKEDNVYLSFDYSQIELRVLADIVNEKKLVEIFSMNRDIHSEAARSIFKLNQDEKISSEQRRVAKVFNFGILYGLSDFGLAKDLKISIPQAKEYIKTYYEAFPQILKFKEEVIKLGYEKGYVETLGNRRRYIYELSNTNYMVKQFGERAAVNAPIQGTAADILKVAMINVFKNLKSQKLQSKMIAQIHDEIILLVKKQELEEVKTMVLKTMQEAYNDLLKIANKNREALVELEINYSQANDWFNLK; encoded by the coding sequence ATGAAAAACAAATTTTTACTTGTTGATGGTAATGCTTTAATTTTTAGAGCATTTTATAGTTCTTATGGAAGAGCAACATTAACAACAAAAAGTGGGATACCCACAAATGCTGTATTCTCATTTATTAATATGCTTATGAATATTATTGAAAAAAATGATTATTTTTGCGTTAAGGTAGCTTTTGACAAAGGTAAAAAAACCTTTAGACATGAAAAATTAAAAGATTATAAAGCAGGAAGAGCTAAAACTCCTTCTGAGCTAGTTTTACAATTTCCCATAGTTAGGGAATTTTTAACAAATGCCAATATCGAATGATTTGAAGTGGATAATTATGAAGCAGATGATATTATTGGATCAATAACTAAAACTTTGGAAAGTAATAAAGAAGCAGAAACTCATATTTTAACAAGTGATCAAGATATGTATCAATTGATATCAGATAAAACATTTGTTTTATCACCTCAAATTGGAACTAGTGAACTAGTAGTTTATAATCGTGAAAAATTATTTGATAAATGAGGGGTAACTCCTGAGCAAGTAATTGATTATAAAGGTCTTAGAGGAGATTCTTCAGATAATATCAAGGGTGTTGCAGGGATTGGAGAAAAAACTGCAAAGGACTTATTACAAGAATTCCATACATTAGAAAATATTTATAATAATCTTGAAAAAATAAAAGGTGCAAAGCAAGCTAAATTAATTTCTGGAAAAGAAGATGCGTTCCTTTCAAAAGAAATAGCAACAATTTATAAAGATATGGAATTGAATAAAATAGACTTTAATAAAACTGAAATAAATTTTGAAGCTCTTAAGAATTTTTTTATAAAATACGAAATGAATTCTCTTTTAAAAAAATATAGTTCAAAAAACAGTGTGGAAACCAAGGAAGAAAAATTAGAGTATATTGTTTTAAATAAATGAGAGCCAAAATATAGTGACTCTGAGAACTATATATATTTAGAAACACTAAATGATAATTATCACACAAGTGATGTAATTGGAATTGCAATAGCAAATTCAAAGGGAAATTTTTATTATTCATTTAATACAAGTGAAACCGTAGATATTTTTAATTGGAATAATTCTGTAATTGATGAACAATTTCAAATATTTTTAAAAAACTCAAAGTTTAAAACTTATGATGTTAAAAAAACTATTATTGCATTAATGAAAATGGGCTATCAAATAAATCCTGATTTATTTATTTATGATATGATGATTGCTTGCTATGTTATCAATTCAAATGTTAAATCAACTTTTGATCAACATATAATTATGATTGACCCTTCAATTGAAACAAAAACTTTTGAAGAGATTTTTGGTAAGGGTGTTAAAAAAACTCAAGTGATTGATGAAAAAGTAAAAATGGACTATATTGTAAACAAAGTTTTACTAATAAAAAAAGATGAACAAGAAATTTTGAAGTTATTAAAAGATAATAATCAAATGAGCTTGTATGAAAAAATTGAATTTGAATTTGCCAAAGTTTTAATTGATATGGAAATTGAAGGAATTCAAGTTGATCGTGATGAACTTGCAAAACAAGAAAAAAATATATTACAATTACTAGTTGATTTGGAATTAGATATAAAAGATGATTTAAAAGAATATATAGACAAGGATTTTAATTTAGCTTCTCCAAAACAATTAAAAGAACTACTTTTTGAAAAACTAAAATTACCTGATTACAATAAAGGAAGTACCGATAGAGAAACTTTGGATTATTTAGAAGATAAGCATCCTGTAATTTCAAAAATTATTGCTTTTAGAAAATATAATAAATTACATTCAACTTACTTAAAAGGTTTTGAAAAATTTATTCATCCAGATAATAAAGTACATACAATTTTTAATCAAACCCTTACAAATACAGGAAGACTAAGTTCTAGTTATCCAAATATTCAAAATATTTCTGTAAGAGATGAAGAACAAAAAAATGTTAGAAAAATATTTGTAACTAAAGAAGATAATGTATATTTGAGTTTTGACTACTCTCAAATTGAATTAAGAGTTTTAGCAGATATAGTTAATGAAAAAAAACTTGTTGAAATTTTTTCAATGAATAGAGATATTCATTCAGAAGCTGCAAGAAGTATATTTAAATTAAATCAAGATGAAAAAATTAGTTCAGAACAAAGAAGAGTTGCAAAGGTATTTAATTTTGGAATTCTTTATGGTTTGAGTGACTTTGGTCTTGCAAAGGATTTAAAAATTTCTATTCCCCAAGCTAAAGAATATATAAAAACTTATTATGAAGCTTTTCCTCAAATTTTAAAATTTAAAGAAGAAGTTATAAAACTTGGTTATGAAAAAGGTTATGTTGAAACATTAGGGAATCGTAGAAGATATATTTATGAATTAAGTAATACTAATTATATGGTAAAACAATTTGGTGAAAGAGCAGCTGTTAATGCTCCAATACAAGGAACAGCTGCTGATATCTTAAAAGTTGCTATGATTAATGTATTTAAAAACTTAAAATCTCAAAAATTACAATCAAAGATGATAGCTCAAATTCATGATGAAATTATTCTATTAGTTAAAAAGCAAGAATTAGAAGAAGTTAAAACTATGGTTTTAAAAACTATGCAAGAAGCTTATAATGATTTATTAAAAATAGCAAATAAAAATAGAGAAGCACTTGTTGAATTAGAAATAAATTATTCGCAAGCAAATGATTGATTTAATCTTAAATAA
- the dnaE gene encoding DNA polymerase III subunit alpha, which yields MEYLNLLNIHSCYNFLNSTIKIEDYLNFLKLNNLSYGFYADKKTMYGAAEFYEKAKQLNIKPIIGLNIDLSFGTILIYAKNNNGYQQISHISSFINENDKLDLEKLENFFWNIISDDLIVISIFSIENVDKYIDKFNKILNANNFYIGINKQNYKYFSKNSNTVFANPINFLSESEFSVYKTLQAISEGKLISELENVDKNFYFSKDLVANYMNIENHQNNLLKIYSQIDFENIFVYKKHFLKYPNSKKMPSQNYLQVICEEFLEEYLESKKELNKNLYKERLKYELDIINKMGFEDYFLIVHDMICEAIRLEILYGPGRGSAAGSLVSFLLKITKLDPIQWGLLFERFLNIERVTLPDIDLDFQDDRREEILEYLFNKYGKNNFATITTFQTIGIKNALRDCGRVFDIPISDINHMSKQINEKNVKDLSLALRDSEILKKYKDKYPQIFDISEKIIGLPRQTGTHAAGVVFSDVELYKVVPTKIGINGISQTQFSMNYLEDIGLIKTDILGLRNLSIIQEIIKNIKMINKVNIKLEDIPLNDKNTFNLLKSGDTSGIFQLESVGMTDVLIKMKVDSIDDIALTSALYRPGPQDNIPLFIERKNHGIKDLSVDKNIEDILQSTFGIIVYQEQIMQMLQRVANMSLSKADIVRRAIGKKDKILMQDFKEEFINEAIKNGYSKNKANEIWVYIEKFALYGFNKSHAIAYSLISYWMAYLKANYKASFYCSLLNGSIRNETKTSQYLNEVKKAGFNVNPPTIKNPNSIYVFHNNMINIPMNIIKYIGPEFLKNIKLLFKTKKEVFENILLFIGNMKENGLTEQRYIALVYSGAFDCFGFSRKDLILRREQIFNLSETATLLNDPNISLDLQKRKDKPEEIVSFEKEYLGFFVSSHPLSLMRQKIINSNKLRTLNSLKDSGIICDVLINIENIVTKNDKNGNEMGFIDIVDETDSMIVTIFASVFENLKPKLNLGKNLIIKIKTQSFNNKINAVLLEVVKEL from the coding sequence ATGGAATACTTAAATTTACTTAATATTCATAGTTGCTATAATTTCTTAAATTCAACAATTAAAATTGAAGATTATTTGAATTTCTTAAAATTAAATAATTTGAGTTATGGTTTTTATGCAGATAAAAAAACCATGTATGGTGCAGCCGAATTCTATGAAAAAGCAAAGCAATTAAATATTAAACCTATTATAGGTTTAAACATTGATTTGTCTTTTGGAACTATTTTAATTTATGCAAAAAACAATAATGGTTATCAACAAATAAGCCATATAAGCTCTTTTATTAATGAAAATGATAAATTAGACTTAGAGAAATTAGAGAATTTTTTTTGAAATATAATTTCAGATGACTTAATTGTTATATCAATTTTTTCAATTGAAAATGTTGATAAGTATATTGATAAATTTAATAAGATCTTAAATGCTAACAATTTTTATATTGGAATAAATAAGCAAAATTATAAATATTTTTCAAAAAATAGTAATACCGTTTTTGCAAATCCTATTAATTTTTTAAGTGAGAGTGAATTTTCGGTATATAAAACTTTACAAGCTATATCTGAGGGAAAATTAATTTCAGAGTTAGAAAATGTCGATAAAAATTTTTATTTTTCAAAGGACTTAGTTGCCAATTATATGAATATTGAAAATCATCAAAATAATCTATTAAAAATATATTCACAAATTGATTTTGAAAATATCTTTGTTTATAAAAAACATTTTTTAAAATATCCAAACAGTAAAAAAATGCCCTCACAAAATTATTTACAAGTAATTTGTGAAGAGTTTCTAGAAGAATATTTGGAATCAAAAAAAGAATTGAACAAAAATTTATATAAAGAGAGATTAAAATATGAATTAGATATTATTAATAAAATGGGATTTGAAGACTATTTTTTAATTGTTCATGATATGATTTGCGAAGCAATAAGATTAGAAATCTTATATGGACCAGGAAGAGGATCAGCTGCTGGAAGCTTAGTTTCATTTTTATTAAAAATTACTAAATTAGATCCAATTCAATGAGGATTACTTTTTGAAAGATTTTTAAATATAGAAAGAGTTACACTTCCAGATATTGATTTAGATTTTCAAGATGATAGAAGAGAAGAAATTTTGGAATATCTATTTAACAAATATGGAAAAAATAATTTTGCAACTATTACTACATTTCAAACTATTGGAATTAAAAATGCATTAAGAGATTGTGGCAGAGTTTTTGATATACCAATTAGTGACATTAATCATATGAGCAAACAGATTAATGAGAAGAATGTCAAAGACTTAAGTTTGGCTTTAAGAGACAGTGAGATTTTAAAAAAATATAAAGATAAGTATCCTCAAATTTTTGACATTAGTGAAAAAATAATAGGATTACCAAGACAAACAGGTACTCATGCTGCAGGTGTAGTTTTTTCTGATGTTGAATTATATAAAGTTGTTCCAACCAAAATTGGAATTAATGGTATTTCTCAAACACAGTTTTCTATGAACTATCTAGAAGATATTGGATTAATTAAAACTGATATTTTAGGTTTAAGAAATTTATCAATAATACAAGAAATAATTAAAAATATTAAAATGATTAATAAAGTAAATATTAAGTTAGAAGATATTCCTTTAAATGATAAAAATACTTTTAATCTTTTAAAATCAGGTGATACTAGTGGAATTTTTCAATTAGAATCAGTGGGAATGACAGATGTATTAATTAAAATGAAAGTAGACTCAATTGATGATATAGCTCTTACAAGTGCATTGTATAGACCAGGTCCGCAGGATAACATTCCTTTATTTATTGAAAGAAAAAATCATGGAATTAAAGATTTATCAGTTGACAAAAATATTGAAGATATTTTACAATCTACTTTTGGAATAATAGTTTATCAAGAACAAATTATGCAAATGCTACAGAGAGTTGCTAATATGAGTTTAAGTAAAGCAGACATTGTAAGAAGAGCTATTGGTAAAAAAGATAAAATTTTAATGCAAGATTTTAAAGAAGAGTTCATTAATGAAGCAATCAAGAATGGCTATTCTAAAAATAAAGCAAATGAAATTTGAGTTTACATTGAAAAATTTGCTTTATATGGTTTTAATAAATCTCATGCAATTGCATATTCATTAATAAGTTATTGAATGGCATATTTAAAAGCTAATTATAAGGCTTCATTTTATTGTTCATTATTAAATGGTTCAATTAGAAATGAGACAAAGACCTCTCAATATTTAAATGAAGTTAAAAAGGCGGGATTTAATGTTAATCCCCCAACAATAAAAAACCCAAATAGTATCTATGTTTTTCATAATAATATGATAAATATTCCTATGAATATAATTAAATATATTGGTCCAGAATTTCTAAAAAATATAAAACTACTATTTAAAACTAAAAAAGAAGTTTTTGAAAATATTCTTTTATTTATTGGTAATATGAAAGAAAATGGTTTAACTGAACAAAGATATATTGCATTAGTTTATTCTGGAGCATTTGATTGCTTTGGTTTTTCAAGAAAAGATTTAATTTTAAGAAGAGAGCAAATTTTCAATTTAAGTGAAACAGCGACATTATTAAATGATCCAAATATATCATTGGACTTACAAAAAAGAAAAGATAAACCAGAAGAAATAGTAAGTTTTGAAAAAGAATATTTAGGTTTTTTTGTATCTTCACATCCTTTATCCCTAATGAGACAAAAAATAATCAACAGTAATAAGTTAAGAACTTTAAATAGTTTGAAAGATAGTGGAATTATTTGTGATGTACTTATAAATATTGAAAATATAGTTACAAAAAATGATAAAAATGGAAATGAAATGGGCTTTATCGATATTGTTGATGAAACTGATTCAATGATAGTTACAATTTTTGCTTCAGTATTTGAAAATCTGAAACCTAAATTAAATTTAGGAAAAAATTTAATTATTAAAATTAAAACGCAAAGCTTCAATAATAAAATAAATGCAGTGCTACTTGAGGTAGTTAAAGAGTTATAA
- a CDS encoding J domain-containing protein, which translates to MDDLFKLLWRIINFIFIYLLIDMLFSRKKRRGGPNQNNRNNNQSRYFDDETKDQGFDQSQSYTDFYKGESQINQAYQALGLQKGVTLKEVKKKYIELAKKYHPDKNPGNLEAQAEMTKINNAYDIIVEDFNKRKA; encoded by the coding sequence ATGGATGATTTATTTAAATTACTTTGAAGAATAATCAATTTTATTTTTATTTATTTACTTATTGATATGTTATTCAGTAGAAAAAAAAGAAGAGGCGGACCAAATCAAAATAATAGAAATAATAATCAAAGTCGTTATTTTGATGATGAAACAAAAGATCAGGGTTTTGATCAATCGCAATCATATACTGATTTTTATAAAGGAGAATCTCAAATTAATCAAGCCTATCAAGCTTTAGGATTACAAAAAGGGGTAACTTTAAAAGAGGTCAAAAAAAAATATATTGAATTAGCTAAAAAATATCACCCAGATAAAAATCCAGGTAACTTAGAAGCTCAAGCTGAAATGACAAAGATTAATAATGCATATGATATTATAGTTGAAGATTTTAACAAAAGAAAAGCGTAA